DNA from Deltaproteobacteria bacterium:
CCGGATCAAGTTCTGGGTTGGCTGCATATATCCTTCCTCGAAAGATGCCGCTCCTGTAAAGGTCGTCAAGGATAGGCGCTCTGAAGGCCTTGCCTACTGAAGCCCTAACCGAGGTGGCATCGCTCAAGCGATAGAGGAGGCCAACCCTGGGGCTGAACTCTCCCCAGCTTTTATCTCTATGGTCCCTGCTTTGCAAGAAGCCAGAGGAGTCGTAAAAGGAGCCATCGTAACTCTTGACCCAATCATAGCGTGCCCCTATGTTCAGGACGAGTTTCTCTTTTATCGTGATTTCATCGTTGAAGAAGAAGGAAAAAGATAGCTGTTTCCCTTTGTTTTTCACATCCTTATCGCTTGGAGCATCTTTTTCTAGGATATAGTCATCCTTTCCATCTACGCTGCCGTATTTATTGTCGACTCCAAGTGTCAAAATGCTCCACGAAAATAGAGGAAAGGTCGTCTGAATCGTTCCCCCTGCGTCCACCCTTTCCACGTCTACTTTATACCAGGTATATTTGCCTTTCCTTAGGCGCTCCCTATTCCAGAAGTAGTCCTCCTGGTTGTAGAAGCCTTTGACCAGCCATTCAAACTGTCCTAAGGTCAATTCGTAGGTAAGGTTTACTCCATTGGTATCCCAAGAGCGGTAAACTCCATCCGGGTGACGATATCTCTCTCCCTCTCCCCTTTTGTCTTCAAAGTGAAGGTATCCCAGAGTAACGGAGGACTGATCGGTGAGGTCATAGCTGAACTTAGTCCAGAGATGGTCCTCTTTGAGATCTCTTTTGATGTCATAAGGGGTGCGATCCTCTCGAGGGGTTGGATTGTAGCCATCACTCTCTAGGTGATCGTATGAGAGATAATAGCCGAAGTTTTTGAGCTTTCCATTGAGAGTAGTCCCGACGTTCCAAGTGTTCCAGGTCCCGTAGCGGCTGCTTAGGGCGAAGCTTACGGGTTTCTCTACAGGTTTTCTCGTGATGATATTGATCACCCCTCCCATGGCATTTGAGCCATAGAGGGCAGAGGCAGGTCCCCTGACGATCTCTATGCGTTCGATGTCCTCGGCCCGGAGGAGGTTCCAGTTGACCGATCCTGTGTCGGCCTTGTTCATGGGATGGCCGTCAAGCAGAATCAGGGTTCGCCCAGGCATATCCCCCATACCCCGCATGGAGACCGTGGAGCGACCAACAATCCCTGAGGGCCTTCTTATGTCGATCCCAGCGTACTTCCTGAGGATGTGGTCCACCCTCAAATTGTTTGAGGCCTCGATTTGCTCCCTTGTTATCACAGTCACACTAGCCGGAATTTCCTCAAGGGGTGTCTTATGCCTTGTGGCGGTGACCACTATCTCCTCCAGCTCTATTTCTTCCTCTACCTCCTCAGCGGCTCCTATAATGGGCCACAGTAAAAGGCACATCATTGCACAAATTAACACTATCCTCTTCATTTCTCCCTCCTTGTCATCCACCCCCTTTTATGCAAAAATATGTCGGGGGCTGTGGTCTTTGCTGCAGCTCCTGGGGCAGGTCAGGTGCCTCACCAGTGCTTGGGCCTGCCCCCTTTATTTCCCCCATCTCAATCTCCTCACCCCCTTTCTCAGAATTTCAAAAAGCAAAAAGGCCACGAATGCCTCCGGCTTCTGCCGCTGCAAGACCTTCGTGGCCTTTATTTTCCCTTTAAAAATCTAGTTAAGCCTTATAGACCCTTCATGGACCTTGATGCTTTTCTTATACTACCCTGTTCCCCTTTGTCAATCCCCTGTAAGGGGCTAAAACCTCTCTGAATTTACCCCCTATACGGCCTTTTCATCATTGCGCTTCCACCGACAAGTCCTCCCACAAACCGGGCAAGTAAAACTCCCACTGCCCCAGAAAGGAAGGAGGCAAACAGGAGCAAAGGGGCAAATTTCGCCGGAGCCCACACATGGAGGTGAAGACCTAAGGCAAGCCAGGTTATCCCCAGACAGAAGAGGTTCCCCAGGCCACCCCCCACCACTTCCCATCTCCCCTGAATAAGCTCCACCCAGAACCCGAGGGCAAAAAGGGCCAGGATGCCATAAATGCTGAACCAGGAAGGAGAGACCACCCCATACCAAGGTCTTAAGAAAAGACAAAAGGAGGCAAGGAGCACAGCTATTATAAGCCCTGCGTATCTCTTGCCGGTGAGTCTACGGCCCAAAGAGACCCACACCACAAAGATGAACCCGCCCAAAAGCGCCATCCCTGCTGCAGGTCCGGGGATGTTAAGTCCCTCGGCCAGGGCCTTCACCGGAAGGTAAACGTTCACCAGGGCACCACAAAGCGCAAGGAGCACGATCACTAGCCATTCATAAAGGCTGAAATAAGAGCCCTTCATCCTCTCACCACCTACATCTACTGCATATGGGGTGTTGTTTC
Protein-coding regions in this window:
- a CDS encoding TonB-dependent receptor — protein: MKRIVLICAMMCLLLWPIIGAAEEVEEEIELEEIVVTATRHKTPLEEIPASVTVITREQIEASNNLRVDHILRKYAGIDIRRPSGIVGRSTVSMRGMGDMPGRTLILLDGHPMNKADTGSVNWNLLRAEDIERIEIVRGPASALYGSNAMGGVINIITRKPVEKPVSFALSSRYGTWNTWNVGTTLNGKLKNFGYYLSYDHLESDGYNPTPREDRTPYDIKRDLKEDHLWTKFSYDLTDQSSVTLGYLHFEDKRGEGERYRHPDGVYRSWDTNGVNLTYELTLGQFEWLVKGFYNQEDYFWNRERLRKGKYTWYKVDVERVDAGGTIQTTFPLFSWSILTLGVDNKYGSVDGKDDYILEKDAPSDKDVKNKGKQLSFSFFFNDEITIKEKLVLNIGARYDWVKSYDGSFYDSSGFLQSRDHRDKSWGEFSPRVGLLYRLSDATSVRASVGKAFRAPILDDLYRSGIFRGRIYAANPELDPERLITYEAGIEHYFTKDLVARLSGYYTDAEDFFYSIRIGIDPGTGRDLYQRKNVGKVEIYGTEMEVDYRIFSWLSTFFNITWNRSKIKEFDPNPTLEGNDLEYTPRIKCNVGISFSHPKICRAEIVGRYIGDMYTDAENTYAGKLDDHFVVDVKLSRKIFKHIELSLDFMNLFDEHYEEYLDSEAPRFTVMGGVTLKF